In Mycobacterium sp. JS623, one genomic interval encodes:
- a CDS encoding 3,4-dihydroxy-2-butanone-4-phosphate synthase produces MNDPLGIQAMPASIARAVADLAAGRPVVLVSENRQDRGYLAFAAEHASPAVVSFGVRFTSGFLRVALTPDQFVQLDLPLMVNPGPDVLSRFYTVTVDAAADVTTGISATDRATTIRRLASETTAPSDLTRPGHVLPVCAVRGGLLRRPGFTEAAVDLAVIAGLRPAAALGELVTDAGSLMDSADLTEFCRTHDLAQVFLPDLVAYRRSTDTTLVPLWRRSVGLAHGDCMQFAFGGRFLPVRHDAFVFGEFAAVSASTPLAVHHECISGDVVGAVDCQCRAQLDQALAAMAKAGQGILVHVGSTRYMAEFSEANYYSHAEAAQWFHPPDDAVLEAQGIFDLHQRLLYQSETVANDIRRYLLEQAAISRTVKKPVALGARRVSGY; encoded by the coding sequence ATGAATGACCCCCTAGGTATCCAGGCCATGCCGGCGTCGATCGCGCGTGCCGTTGCCGACCTCGCGGCCGGGCGACCGGTTGTCCTCGTCAGTGAAAACCGCCAGGACCGCGGCTATCTGGCCTTCGCCGCCGAACATGCCAGCCCCGCGGTCGTGTCGTTCGGAGTTCGTTTCACGTCGGGCTTCCTGCGGGTGGCTCTGACGCCGGACCAATTTGTCCAGTTGGACTTGCCGTTGATGGTCAATCCGGGACCAGATGTCTTGTCGCGCTTCTATACGGTGACAGTCGACGCGGCAGCCGATGTGACGACAGGGATCAGCGCTACCGATCGGGCGACGACGATCCGGCGGCTCGCCAGCGAAACCACCGCGCCCAGCGACCTCACCCGTCCAGGCCACGTTCTGCCCGTGTGCGCAGTGCGCGGCGGGCTTCTACGGCGACCCGGATTCACCGAAGCCGCAGTGGATCTGGCGGTGATCGCCGGCCTGCGGCCTGCAGCAGCGCTGGGTGAGCTGGTCACCGATGCGGGCAGTTTGATGGATAGCGCCGATCTGACCGAGTTCTGCCGCACCCACGATCTTGCGCAGGTATTCCTACCGGACCTGGTCGCCTACCGTCGCAGCACCGACACCACGCTGGTGCCGTTGTGGCGACGATCCGTCGGGTTGGCCCATGGTGACTGCATGCAGTTCGCCTTTGGTGGTCGATTCCTGCCGGTCAGACATGACGCCTTCGTCTTCGGCGAGTTCGCGGCTGTCAGCGCATCCACTCCACTTGCGGTCCATCACGAGTGTATTTCCGGCGATGTGGTGGGCGCCGTAGACTGCCAGTGCAGAGCCCAGTTGGATCAGGCCTTGGCGGCGATGGCCAAAGCGGGTCAGGGGATACTCGTGCACGTCGGTAGTACCCGCTATATGGCGGAGTTCTCCGAAGCCAACTACTACAGTCACGCTGAAGCGGCGCAGTGGTTTCATCCCCCCGACGACGCGGTGCTCGAAGCCCAAGGCATCTTCGACCTTCATCAGCGCCTGCTGTATCAGTCCGAGACGGTCGCGAACGACATTCGCCGATATCTCCTCGAACAAGCGGCGATATCGCGCACCGTGAAGAAGCCCGTCGCGCTCGGCGCTCGCCGAGTTAGTGGCTATTAG
- a CDS encoding Lrp/AsnC family transcriptional regulator, which yields MLDEIDRDILRLLREDGRRTVRDIAHQVGLTVAPVKRRIDRLEQTGVINGYTARVDSAKVDGELEAVVELRVAGNLELEMILAFAESVPEVTEVLTLAGDPDAIARIRAANIHDLQRVVNLLRTNGRVTGTKTLVVLNSWSRLG from the coding sequence ATGCTCGACGAGATCGATCGGGACATCCTGCGCCTGCTTCGCGAAGACGGCCGCAGAACCGTGCGCGACATTGCGCATCAGGTCGGCCTGACCGTCGCTCCCGTCAAGCGGCGCATCGACCGCCTCGAACAGACTGGCGTGATCAACGGCTACACCGCACGAGTCGATAGTGCGAAAGTCGACGGCGAACTCGAAGCCGTCGTCGAGCTGCGTGTCGCGGGCAATCTGGAGCTGGAGATGATTTTGGCGTTCGCCGAGAGCGTTCCCGAAGTCACCGAGGTCCTGACCCTGGCCGGAGATCCGGATGCTATCGCCCGCATCCGCGCCGCTAACATCCATGATCTTCAGCGCGTGGTCAACCTCCTGCGCACCAACGGTCGGGTCACGGGGACGAAAACGCTTGTGGTGCTCAATTCTTGGTCCCGCCTGGGGTGA
- a CDS encoding thiamine pyrophosphate-dependent enzyme — MTDLAEAPIVVADRGGAPTTPLQLITTDGALRDGSLSAGVTPELVRGFYRDMVLAREFDQEAYHLQRQGELGLWLSCRGQEAAQVGSIRAVEASDHVFPSYREQAAALCRGIRPAELLTQFRGTAHGGWDPDDYRFHIYSLVLSTQLLHATGYALGVAADRRKNPALEEIVLCYFGDGAASQGDANEALNWSAVTNAPVVFFCQNNQWAISTPSTAQSRTPLHTRAAGFGLTTTLVDGNDVLAVHAATTAAAGRVRAGGPPELIEAITYRMAGHSTSDDPTRYRPADEVSRWEERDPLLRVRRLLDAQGWADPQFHAALSNEAKTLAEATRAACRALDAPALEDSFRNTLVAETVALRAERESYTAWRESFA; from the coding sequence ATGACGGATTTGGCCGAGGCACCGATCGTGGTCGCTGACCGCGGTGGTGCGCCCACGACACCGTTGCAGCTGATCACCACCGACGGTGCGCTGCGCGACGGGAGTCTCAGTGCGGGCGTCACACCCGAGCTGGTCCGCGGTTTCTATCGCGACATGGTGCTGGCCCGCGAGTTCGACCAAGAGGCGTATCACCTGCAACGACAGGGCGAACTGGGTCTGTGGCTGTCCTGTCGCGGACAAGAGGCGGCTCAAGTCGGCAGCATCCGCGCCGTGGAAGCGAGCGACCACGTCTTCCCGTCCTACCGCGAGCAAGCCGCTGCGTTGTGCCGCGGCATCCGCCCTGCGGAACTGTTGACGCAGTTCCGTGGTACCGCCCACGGCGGTTGGGACCCAGACGATTACCGGTTCCACATCTACTCATTGGTGCTTTCGACGCAGCTGCTGCACGCCACCGGGTACGCGCTGGGGGTGGCGGCCGACCGCCGCAAGAATCCTGCCCTCGAAGAGATCGTGTTGTGCTATTTCGGCGATGGCGCCGCCAGCCAGGGCGACGCGAACGAAGCGTTGAACTGGTCTGCGGTGACCAACGCGCCGGTGGTGTTCTTCTGCCAAAACAATCAGTGGGCGATCTCGACCCCGTCGACCGCGCAGAGCCGAACTCCGCTGCACACGCGCGCGGCCGGTTTCGGGCTGACCACCACACTGGTTGACGGCAACGACGTGCTTGCCGTGCACGCGGCGACGACCGCGGCGGCCGGGCGGGTACGCGCCGGAGGGCCACCCGAACTGATCGAAGCGATCACCTACCGGATGGCTGGACACTCGACCTCCGACGATCCCACGCGTTACCGCCCGGCCGATGAGGTGAGCCGCTGGGAGGAACGTGACCCACTGCTTCGGGTACGTCGCCTGTTGGACGCCCAAGGCTGGGCCGACCCGCAATTCCACGCCGCACTGAGCAACGAAGCGAAAACGCTTGCCGAAGCTACGCGCGCGGCTTGCCGGGCGCTGGACGCACCCGCGCTGGAGGACAGCTTCCGCAACACGCTTGTCGCCGAAACCGTCGCGCTGCGCGCCGAACGTGAGAGCTACACGGCGTGGCGGGAATCCTTCGCATGA
- a CDS encoding alpha-ketoacid dehydrogenase subunit beta, which translates to MSATAETSAELAENITLGAALNAGLREAMAADDSVVLVGEDIGALGGVFRVTDGLRAQFGADRVIDSLLAESGIVGTAIGLALRGYRPVCEIQFDGFIYPAFDQIVSQLAKLRARSGGRITVPVTIRVPCGGGIGAVEHHSESNEAYFCHTAGLRVVACASPADAHSMIQQAIFCDDPVIFYEPKRRYWDKAPVVLGEVAPDAPALDRARIARTGTDCTVVAYGPTVRVALDAATVADSEGRSLEVIDLRSLSPLDLDTLTASAAKTGRVVVVHEAPTFAGLGAEIAAAVTERCFAQLASPVQRVGGWNIPYPPARTEEHYLPDIDRVLDAVDATYQY; encoded by the coding sequence ATGAGCGCGACCGCCGAGACTTCCGCGGAACTCGCTGAAAACATCACGCTGGGCGCAGCACTCAACGCCGGACTGCGTGAAGCGATGGCAGCCGACGACTCCGTAGTGCTCGTCGGCGAGGACATCGGCGCGCTCGGTGGGGTCTTCCGGGTCACCGACGGCCTGCGAGCCCAATTCGGCGCCGACCGCGTAATCGACTCCCTGCTCGCCGAATCGGGCATCGTCGGCACGGCGATCGGCCTGGCGTTGCGTGGTTACCGGCCGGTCTGTGAAATACAGTTCGACGGCTTCATCTATCCCGCCTTCGACCAGATCGTTTCGCAGCTGGCCAAATTGCGGGCGCGGTCGGGGGGTCGGATCACCGTACCGGTCACCATCCGCGTGCCGTGCGGCGGCGGAATCGGCGCGGTCGAGCACCACAGCGAATCCAACGAGGCCTACTTCTGCCACACCGCCGGACTGCGGGTTGTCGCATGCGCCAGCCCCGCCGATGCGCATTCGATGATCCAGCAGGCCATCTTCTGTGACGACCCGGTGATCTTCTACGAACCCAAGCGTCGGTACTGGGATAAGGCGCCGGTCGTCCTCGGTGAGGTGGCACCTGATGCTCCGGCGCTCGATCGCGCGCGCATCGCACGCACCGGAACCGACTGCACCGTCGTTGCCTACGGTCCGACGGTTCGGGTCGCGCTGGACGCGGCGACCGTCGCCGACTCGGAGGGCCGGTCCTTGGAGGTGATCGATCTGCGATCCCTGTCGCCGCTGGACCTCGACACGCTCACGGCGTCGGCCGCCAAGACAGGCCGAGTCGTCGTCGTCCACGAAGCGCCGACGTTCGCCGGGCTTGGCGCCGAGATCGCCGCGGCGGTCACCGAGCGTTGCTTTGCTCAGCTGGCATCTCCCGTGCAGCGCGTCGGCGGCTGGAACATCCCGTACCCGCCGGCGCGCACGGAGGAGCACTACCTGCCCGATATCGACCGTGTACTCGATGCGGTCGACGCCACGTATCAGTACTGA
- a CDS encoding dihydrolipoamide acetyltransferase family protein: MTETHQFTLPDVGEGLTEAEIVKWHVAVGDTVEVNDTLVEVETAKSLVDLPSPYAGVIAKLHAVEGETVAVGSVIVSFTGAAAASDPAQRDAADSESEPAGEPHQAAAPQPTEQPADERQPVLVGYGPSRATVTRRPRKPGYRSPVHPVPVAGAPHRPYATPPVRLRARDLGVDLATVRPTGAWGQITRTDVDAAQTSAAADEAADPAETRIPVKGVRKATADAMVASAFTAPHVTEWVTVDVTDSLALLEQLRSDLAFAGVRPTPLVLIVRATLSALRAHPEINAKWDAEAGEIVHYRDVNLGIAAATPRGLLVPNIKAAQTLSTRELCDRLDELITTARDGKTQPAAMANGTFTITNIGVFGVDGGTPILNPGEAGILCVGQIARRPWEHQCEITLRSVCTLSLSFDHRLVDGQLGSQVLAHVARLLAQPSLALVH; encoded by the coding sequence ATGACCGAAACCCACCAGTTCACCTTGCCCGACGTCGGGGAAGGACTCACCGAAGCCGAGATCGTCAAATGGCATGTCGCAGTTGGCGATACGGTCGAGGTGAACGACACCCTTGTTGAGGTCGAGACAGCCAAATCGCTGGTCGATCTGCCCTCCCCGTACGCCGGTGTCATCGCCAAACTTCATGCGGTCGAGGGAGAGACGGTCGCGGTCGGCTCCGTCATCGTCAGCTTCACCGGCGCGGCGGCGGCCAGCGACCCGGCGCAGCGCGACGCTGCTGATTCGGAATCCGAGCCCGCGGGTGAACCGCACCAGGCGGCAGCTCCGCAGCCAACGGAGCAACCCGCAGACGAACGGCAGCCGGTGCTTGTCGGATACGGGCCCAGCCGGGCGACGGTAACGCGGCGTCCACGTAAACCCGGATATCGCAGCCCGGTACATCCGGTACCGGTGGCCGGCGCGCCCCACCGGCCGTACGCCACACCGCCGGTCAGACTCCGGGCCAGAGACCTCGGCGTCGATCTGGCGACAGTGAGACCGACGGGTGCGTGGGGACAGATCACCCGAACCGACGTCGACGCAGCACAAACCTCGGCGGCCGCCGACGAGGCCGCCGATCCCGCAGAGACCAGGATCCCGGTCAAAGGCGTTCGGAAAGCGACCGCGGACGCGATGGTCGCCTCGGCCTTCACCGCGCCGCACGTCACCGAGTGGGTCACCGTCGACGTCACGGACTCCCTGGCGCTGCTGGAACAGCTGCGCAGCGACCTGGCCTTCGCGGGCGTCCGGCCGACCCCGCTGGTGCTCATCGTTCGCGCGACGCTGTCCGCGCTGCGCGCACATCCCGAGATCAACGCGAAATGGGACGCCGAGGCGGGCGAGATCGTGCACTACCGCGACGTGAATCTCGGTATCGCGGCGGCCACACCGCGCGGTCTGCTCGTGCCGAACATCAAGGCGGCACAGACGCTTTCCACTCGCGAACTCTGCGACCGGCTCGACGAACTCATTACGACGGCCCGCGACGGCAAGACCCAACCGGCGGCGATGGCCAACGGCACGTTCACCATCACCAACATCGGTGTCTTCGGCGTCGACGGCGGCACGCCGATCCTCAACCCGGGTGAGGCCGGGATCCTGTGCGTGGGCCAGATTGCCCGCAGGCCTTGGGAACACCAGTGTGAGATCACGCTACGTAGCGTGTGCACCCTGTCGCTGTCCTTCGACCACAGGCTCGTCGACGGGCAACTCGGCAGCCAGGTGCTCGCCCACGTCGCCCGACTGCTTGCCCAGCCGTCACTTGCCCTCGTCCACTGA
- the lpdA gene encoding dihydrolipoyl dehydrogenase, with protein MIERTADLVILGGGSGGYACALRAAQLGASVVLVEKDKLGGTCLHRGCIPTKALLHAAEVADAARDGVKVGVLSQLAGIDMAGVNTYKDGVVARLHKGLQGLVKSRNIELIEGIGTLVGPNSVEVDGIRYSARNVVLATGSYAKTLPGLNIGGPIITSDHALTLAEVPRRVIVLGGGVIGVEFASVWRSFGAEVTVVEALPRLIPNEDEFASASLERAFRRRGITAKTGVALKAASAHPDGVTVTLDSGDHIEADLLLVAVGRGPNTTGHGYEDVGLALDRGFVSTDARLRTNLDGVYAVGDVVAGLQLAHRGFAHGIFVAEDIAGLDPRPVDEAGIPRVTYCQPEIASVGLTEAAAKDRFAEIETLTYDLGGNGKSQILQTSGAIKLIKAGANGTGGPVVGIHMVGARVGELIGEAQLVYNWQAEAGDVAPLVHAHPTQNEAFGEAHLALAGKPLHAHG; from the coding sequence ATGATCGAACGCACCGCTGATCTGGTGATCCTGGGCGGCGGCTCGGGCGGCTACGCGTGCGCGCTGCGGGCCGCGCAGTTAGGCGCATCGGTGGTACTGGTCGAGAAGGACAAACTCGGTGGAACCTGCCTGCACCGCGGCTGCATCCCGACCAAGGCGCTGCTGCACGCCGCCGAGGTCGCCGACGCCGCCCGCGACGGCGTCAAGGTGGGCGTGTTGTCCCAGCTGGCCGGGATCGACATGGCCGGTGTCAACACCTACAAGGACGGCGTCGTCGCGCGGCTGCACAAGGGGCTGCAGGGGCTGGTGAAATCCCGCAACATCGAGCTCATCGAGGGCATCGGCACGTTGGTCGGCCCGAATTCGGTCGAGGTCGACGGGATCCGCTACAGCGCCCGTAACGTCGTGCTGGCGACCGGCTCCTACGCAAAGACGCTGCCAGGGTTGAACATCGGCGGTCCGATCATCACCTCCGATCACGCGTTGACCCTGGCCGAGGTGCCGCGGCGCGTGATCGTTCTTGGCGGCGGAGTGATCGGCGTCGAGTTCGCCAGCGTGTGGCGATCCTTCGGCGCCGAGGTCACCGTCGTCGAAGCCCTGCCGCGGCTAATCCCCAACGAGGACGAATTCGCCTCTGCCTCGCTTGAGCGCGCCTTCCGCCGCCGCGGCATCACCGCCAAGACCGGCGTGGCGCTCAAAGCGGCCAGCGCCCACCCGGACGGAGTCACTGTCACGTTGGACTCCGGCGACCACATCGAGGCCGACCTGCTGCTGGTGGCCGTTGGGCGCGGTCCCAACACCACCGGCCACGGCTACGAGGACGTCGGACTTGCGCTCGACCGCGGTTTCGTCAGCACCGACGCACGTCTTCGCACCAACCTCGACGGCGTCTACGCGGTCGGCGACGTGGTCGCCGGCTTGCAGCTGGCCCACCGCGGATTTGCCCACGGCATCTTTGTCGCCGAGGACATCGCCGGCCTGGACCCTCGACCCGTCGACGAAGCAGGGATCCCCAGAGTCACCTACTGCCAACCCGAGATCGCCTCGGTCGGGCTCACCGAAGCCGCCGCGAAGGACAGGTTCGCCGAGATCGAAACGCTCACATACGATCTCGGCGGCAACGGCAAGTCCCAGATCTTGCAGACCTCCGGGGCGATCAAACTGATCAAGGCCGGCGCAAATGGCACTGGCGGGCCGGTCGTCGGGATCCACATGGTCGGCGCCCGCGTCGGTGAACTCATCGGCGAGGCCCAGCTTGTCTATAACTGGCAGGCCGAGGCAGGCGACGTCGCCCCGCTGGTGCACGCCCACCCCACCCAGAACGAGGCGTTCGGCGAGGCCCACCTCGCGCTTGCAGGGAAGCCACTGCATGCCCATGGTTAG
- a CDS encoding COG4705 family protein: MLNSQDVTNAIRVPIQTARQHRSGEPMMTKVPQITALFWVIKILSTGMGESASDWALRRGQGLPVIGIAGTLGLDTLIFVVALVLQFSRRRYVPAVYWFAVVGVSIFGTVAADVVHFIIGVPLWATTAAYAGALIVDFGLWYLLEKTLSVHSINTRRRETFYWIAVFFTFALGTALGDVAATTRNLGFLLSGVLFAVLIALPAIGHRWLGLNAIVAFWCAYVLTRPLGASFADWLAVVPNESGLGLGAGWVTLVATILIVGLVSSEAARHKHSMTAPERDS, encoded by the coding sequence GTGTTGAATTCCCAAGACGTGACCAACGCGATACGCGTTCCCATCCAGACCGCACGGCAGCACCGCAGCGGTGAACCGATGATGACGAAAGTGCCTCAGATCACCGCCCTGTTTTGGGTCATCAAGATATTGAGCACTGGCATGGGTGAATCCGCATCGGACTGGGCGCTCAGGAGGGGCCAGGGTCTACCCGTAATAGGCATTGCAGGCACGCTTGGTCTCGACACGCTGATCTTCGTGGTGGCGCTAGTGCTGCAGTTTTCACGGCGGCGCTACGTACCGGCGGTGTACTGGTTCGCGGTAGTCGGGGTCAGCATCTTCGGCACCGTAGCCGCCGATGTAGTGCACTTCATCATCGGCGTCCCGCTATGGGCGACGACTGCGGCGTATGCGGGCGCGCTTATCGTGGACTTCGGACTCTGGTATCTGCTTGAAAAGACACTGTCCGTGCACAGCATCAACACGCGTCGCCGTGAGACGTTCTATTGGATCGCGGTTTTCTTCACGTTCGCCCTCGGCACCGCGCTGGGCGATGTCGCGGCAACAACTCGCAACCTGGGGTTTCTCTTGTCGGGCGTCTTATTCGCGGTCCTGATCGCGCTGCCAGCGATTGGGCATCGGTGGCTGGGTCTGAACGCTATCGTGGCCTTCTGGTGCGCCTACGTCCTGACACGTCCGCTGGGTGCGTCTTTTGCGGACTGGCTCGCAGTCGTCCCGAACGAAAGCGGCCTCGGATTGGGCGCTGGCTGGGTCACACTGGTCGCGACCATCCTGATCGTCGGCCTGGTCTCCAGCGAGGCGGCGCGACACAAGCACTCCATGACCGCACCCGAACGAGATTCCTAG